A portion of the Bifidobacteriaceae bacterium genome contains these proteins:
- a CDS encoding DUF4259 domain-containing protein, whose protein sequence is MGAWGTGPFDNDGAADLVAEIRYDDFDLDNVAWAFEDPDHMVVDGGQIAIALGALIQAVNGLRPGPDDELDLADFKAQLTPERVAWVRAEMLRAMSDGAVSEAYDLWEDAGELEAWLEESRACLPPAAD, encoded by the coding sequence ATGGGCGCTTGGGGAACGGGGCCGTTCGACAACGACGGCGCCGCCGATTTGGTCGCCGAGATTCGGTACGACGATTTCGACTTGGACAATGTGGCGTGGGCCTTCGAGGATCCGGACCACATGGTGGTCGACGGCGGCCAAATCGCCATCGCGCTGGGGGCTTTGATCCAGGCCGTCAACGGCCTTCGGCCCGGCCCCGACGACGAACTGGACTTGGCGGACTTCAAGGCCCAACTCACTCCCGAGCGCGTGGCCTGGGTCCGGGCCGAAATGCTCCGAGCGATGAGCGATGGCGCCGTCTCCGAGGCCTATGACCTGTGGGAAGACGCGGGCGAACTCGAAGCCTGGCTGGAGGAGTCGCGGGCCTGCCTTCCCCCGGCCGCCGACTGA
- a CDS encoding DUF3375 domain-containing protein → MSSLAPALQTRRLAAESAAWALLRADNAPVIVAVLGRHLGGEERRLPAPVLAERVEEDLADLRSDFPELTRTAVGYLTAWREQGFLVRRVVPGYREETLELSDAALAALAFIASLGEDRQAVTASRLETILERVHALNVATDPRVETRLAALEAQRAELDREIDRVRSGRFEVLAAADAVERAADILALAAALPADFARVRRQIEEINQSLVRRLVEDQDSRGRVLEEIFAGIDQLEESEAGRSFDGFHALVSDPERSGRFDDDVEAILEREFAERLPADQAHALRRMLPTLQDTSREVRDVMTSLGRSLRRFVQSEEHGRARRVHQLLQGAAGAALAASDKARLLDPTGFRLDQTSVATAAIGELSLRDPSTSRSLEPLEEAPSLPADLDALAALARESDIDFRELRESVAAAVRARGACTIAEVLEDRPATQGLASVIGLLVLALKHGSVGDGVETVRWETAGGQRRRGTVPVCLFEEEL, encoded by the coding sequence ATGTCTTCGTTGGCTCCCGCGTTGCAGACCCGGCGGCTCGCCGCCGAGTCGGCGGCCTGGGCTCTGTTGCGCGCGGACAACGCCCCGGTGATCGTCGCGGTGCTCGGCCGGCACCTGGGCGGGGAGGAGCGGCGGCTGCCCGCGCCCGTCCTGGCCGAACGTGTGGAGGAGGATCTCGCGGACCTCCGCAGCGACTTTCCCGAGCTCACACGCACGGCGGTCGGCTACTTGACCGCCTGGCGCGAGCAGGGTTTCCTGGTCCGGCGGGTGGTGCCCGGCTACCGGGAGGAAACTCTCGAATTGTCCGATGCCGCCTTGGCGGCCCTCGCTTTCATCGCCAGTTTGGGGGAGGACCGGCAGGCGGTGACGGCATCGCGCCTGGAGACCATCTTGGAGCGGGTGCACGCGCTGAACGTGGCGACCGATCCGCGCGTGGAGACCCGGTTGGCGGCGCTTGAGGCCCAGCGGGCGGAACTGGACCGGGAAATCGACCGTGTGCGGTCGGGCCGGTTCGAGGTGCTCGCGGCGGCGGACGCGGTTGAGCGCGCGGCGGACATTCTGGCCCTGGCCGCCGCCCTGCCGGCCGATTTCGCCCGCGTCCGGCGCCAGATTGAGGAAATCAACCAGTCCCTGGTGCGGCGCTTGGTCGAGGACCAAGACTCGCGGGGCCGGGTGCTGGAGGAGATCTTCGCGGGGATCGACCAATTGGAGGAATCGGAGGCGGGCCGGTCGTTTGACGGATTCCACGCGCTGGTCAGCGACCCGGAGCGGTCGGGCCGCTTCGATGACGACGTCGAGGCGATCCTCGAGCGCGAGTTCGCGGAGCGGCTGCCGGCGGACCAGGCCCACGCGCTGCGGCGCATGCTGCCAACGCTCCAGGACACGTCCCGCGAGGTCCGGGACGTGATGACGTCGCTCGGCCGGTCGTTGCGCCGGTTTGTCCAAAGCGAGGAGCACGGGCGCGCCCGGCGCGTCCACCAACTGCTGCAGGGGGCGGCTGGGGCGGCGTTGGCGGCATCGGACAAGGCGCGGCTGCTGGACCCGACCGGGTTCCGACTGGACCAAACGTCGGTGGCGACCGCGGCGATCGGGGAATTGTCGCTGCGGGATCCGAGCACCAGTCGGTCGCTGGAGCCTTTGGAAGAGGCACCTTCCCTGCCCGCCGACTTGGACGCGCTGGCGGCCTTGGCCAGGGAAAGCGACATCGACTTCCGCGAGTTGCGGGAATCGGTCGCCGCCGCGGTCCGTGCGCGCGGGGCCTGCACAATCGCCGAGGTCTTGGAGGACCGTCCCGCCACGCAAGGCCTGGCCAGCGTGATTGGGCTGTTGGTATTGGCGCTGAAACACGGCTCGGTCGGGGACGGCGTGGAAACGGTGCGCTGGGAAACCGCCGGCGGCCAGCGGCGGCGCGGGACGGTGCCCGTGTGCTTGTTCGAGGAGGAGCTTTGA
- a CDS encoding DUF4194 domain-containing protein, giving the protein MSEEDAPARAGDQLWPGDKGLLPEASRRTLVALLKGPYVSAERQSGAWDALMADQAAIESRLADLFLDLVVDQDTGVAFIRGVRTDQIQAPQVVRSRNLTFIQTALVLHLRQLQVRAAPGEAVIVGLGEVTDYLEVYRPSQGIDRPLLVKRVKSAWETMHDLGLLHKTSTEERSEVSPTLRLIFGPEEIERLTTEYERIAEAAGGAAGAGRTAGAGAEGTAERTEFAAGPNADQGRVAGAGGDVEEGTWE; this is encoded by the coding sequence TTGAGCGAAGAAGACGCGCCCGCGCGGGCGGGCGACCAGTTATGGCCGGGAGACAAGGGCTTGCTGCCGGAGGCGTCGCGGCGCACGCTGGTGGCGCTGCTGAAAGGACCATACGTGTCCGCCGAGCGGCAGAGCGGGGCGTGGGACGCCTTGATGGCGGACCAGGCCGCCATCGAGTCGCGGCTGGCGGACCTGTTCCTCGACCTGGTGGTGGACCAGGACACAGGGGTCGCGTTCATCCGCGGCGTGCGCACGGATCAGATTCAGGCGCCGCAGGTGGTCCGCAGCCGCAACCTGACGTTCATCCAGACCGCGTTGGTGTTGCACTTGCGCCAACTGCAGGTCCGGGCGGCGCCGGGCGAGGCCGTGATCGTGGGCCTCGGCGAGGTGACCGACTACCTGGAGGTTTACCGTCCCAGCCAGGGGATTGACCGCCCGCTGCTGGTCAAGCGCGTGAAGAGCGCCTGGGAGACCATGCATGACTTGGGGCTGTTGCACAAGACGTCGACCGAGGAGCGGTCGGAGGTTTCGCCGACTTTGCGCTTGATCTTCGGGCCAGAGGAGATCGAGCGGCTGACCACCGAATACGAACGGATAGCGGAGGCGGCCGGCGGGGCGGCCGGGGCCGGAAGGACGGCGGGGGCCGGGGCCGAGGGGACGGCCGAGCGGACTGAGTTTGCCGCCGGCCCTAATGCCGATCAAGGCCGGGTTGCGGGCGCGGGCGGCGACGTGGAAGAGGGGACTTGGGAATGA
- a CDS encoding DUF2220 family protein: protein MAERRSGPVGWAAASSAVRRSFERNRPAWAVQTALSRTGFPVPPDPCPPVVGLKPPTERAALADLPGTLAWVADWRARAEPCVEWERRSWASAGDQDVPARLAVADPAAAARIAGQRRAFDALVGRMAALLERWHPSWAVGLSEATGGQDAPLPDQAGFGRPGPLGSPLILALKRHANLIASLPGADFGRLQDVAEWLAAHPDSGLYARQLPVRGVDSKWLEGHRALTQDLVGGILGEPGRALGIMWRPPALIRGRFLDPALAPGGLIELAAPAKVWDGIGGERPAPAGTPCRPLSREGRDGIGGWPCVVLVLENLQSLLALPQLPGSGALALHGGGHAVDLLAEIGWLRDAPVAYWGDLDTHGFAILDRLRAFLPEARSLLMDQATLEANLDLAVPEPKPTTARLTRLTPDEQAVYQALQSSGQRLEQERVPWETALVAVRSALESTRQALPQILPQEGEREVDGAAPRRPNDPAFQQAGAVDGQIVERPVHALRQVGKHGRA, encoded by the coding sequence ATGGCTGAGAGGCGGTCCGGGCCGGTCGGATGGGCGGCGGCGTCCAGCGCGGTGCGGCGGTCGTTCGAGCGCAATCGCCCCGCCTGGGCCGTACAGACCGCGTTGTCGAGGACGGGCTTCCCCGTCCCGCCGGATCCCTGTCCCCCGGTCGTCGGCCTCAAACCGCCGACCGAACGGGCCGCCCTGGCGGATCTCCCGGGAACCTTGGCATGGGTGGCCGACTGGCGCGCACGCGCCGAGCCGTGCGTCGAATGGGAGCGCCGGTCCTGGGCCAGCGCGGGCGACCAAGACGTGCCGGCCCGCCTCGCGGTGGCCGACCCGGCCGCGGCCGCGCGGATCGCCGGTCAACGCCGCGCCTTCGACGCCCTGGTCGGGCGGATGGCGGCGCTGCTGGAGCGGTGGCACCCTTCGTGGGCAGTCGGCTTGTCGGAGGCCACCGGGGGCCAAGACGCTCCCCTGCCCGATCAAGCGGGCTTTGGGCGGCCAGGGCCGCTGGGCTCGCCCCTGATCTTGGCGCTCAAACGCCATGCGAACTTGATCGCATCTTTGCCCGGCGCCGACTTCGGACGCCTGCAAGACGTGGCCGAATGGCTGGCCGCGCATCCCGACTCCGGTTTGTACGCGCGCCAGTTGCCGGTGCGCGGGGTGGACTCCAAGTGGTTGGAGGGCCACCGCGCCCTGACGCAGGACCTGGTGGGCGGAATTCTCGGGGAGCCGGGACGCGCGCTCGGGATCATGTGGCGGCCGCCCGCCCTGATCCGGGGTCGCTTCCTCGACCCGGCGCTGGCGCCCGGCGGTCTGATCGAGTTGGCGGCGCCCGCGAAGGTGTGGGACGGGATCGGCGGGGAGCGTCCGGCGCCGGCTGGGACGCCTTGCCGGCCGCTGTCGCGGGAAGGAAGGGACGGCATCGGCGGCTGGCCATGCGTTGTGTTGGTGCTGGAAAACCTCCAGTCTTTGCTGGCGCTACCCCAACTGCCGGGCTCGGGGGCGTTGGCGTTGCACGGCGGAGGGCATGCGGTGGACTTGCTGGCGGAAATCGGCTGGCTGCGGGACGCGCCGGTGGCGTACTGGGGCGACCTGGACACGCACGGGTTCGCCATCCTGGACCGCCTGCGGGCTTTCCTGCCGGAGGCGCGCAGCCTGCTGATGGACCAAGCCACCTTGGAGGCGAACCTCGACTTGGCGGTTCCGGAGCCAAAGCCGACAACGGCGCGCCTGACTCGCCTAACTCCGGACGAACAGGCGGTCTACCAGGCGCTGCAGTCCTCCGGCCAGCGACTGGAGCAGGAACGCGTTCCCTGGGAAACGGCCCTGGTGGCGGTCCGTTCCGCCCTCGAATCAACGCGGCAAGCGCTCCCTCAGATACTCCCGCAGGAAGGGGAGCGCGAAGTCGACGGCGCCGCGCCCCGCCGTCCGAATGATCCCGCCTTCCAACAAGCGGGCGCGGTAGACGGCCAGATAGTTGAGCGGCCTGTCCATGCGCTCCGCCAGGTCGGCAAGCATGGACGCGCCTGA
- a CDS encoding SMI1/KNR4 family protein: MSESLAQRYLAGLKARWEEVGDDESPQELALATGAAPDGIVRLRGAYPLSPDTLTNLLSLVDGTYHRDYGGHEVSVYLLGSDLEEYPYYLLSVGQILESAAAPTSQDSLRGRYGDGLDEWLPPGREGGPDEGYRDDRIDPDVPIGRWLHFADCMNNGGTSQLFIDFDPAGEGRVGQIIRYLHDPDEWAVIADSFDDYLERLASDGFGFVLPDESEQEQAEALAMCEAGSLSPIVRRALDAAASDAPGAESLLRGLARRIVLDKGFFGLHGDDDSQTMIDLIFWLHTRLAPPRSFEDFYNYPQDAEDPYAQPSFELMIVFSLVADPFDFKTGGIAPGFVEDWWNERTAQGKIVQSEDGGGHVFTVEAETQLFDSLRTLAGRS; this comes from the coding sequence ATGTCGGAGAGCTTGGCGCAGCGTTACCTGGCGGGCCTGAAGGCGAGGTGGGAGGAGGTCGGAGACGACGAATCGCCTCAGGAACTGGCCCTGGCGACCGGCGCGGCACCCGACGGCATCGTGCGTCTGCGGGGCGCCTACCCGCTTAGCCCGGACACCCTGACGAATCTGCTTTCCCTGGTGGACGGCACCTACCACCGCGACTACGGCGGCCATGAGGTGTCGGTCTACCTGCTGGGTTCGGACTTGGAGGAGTACCCGTACTACCTCCTTTCGGTCGGCCAGATCTTGGAGAGCGCCGCAGCGCCGACCAGCCAGGATTCCCTGCGCGGCCGCTACGGCGACGGCCTGGACGAATGGCTGCCGCCGGGGCGCGAGGGTGGGCCGGACGAAGGGTACCGCGACGACCGGATCGACCCGGATGTGCCGATCGGCCGGTGGCTGCACTTCGCCGACTGCATGAACAACGGCGGCACGTCGCAACTGTTCATCGACTTCGACCCGGCCGGCGAGGGCCGGGTGGGACAGATCATCCGGTACCTGCATGATCCGGACGAATGGGCCGTGATCGCCGACAGCTTTGACGACTACCTGGAGCGCCTGGCCAGCGACGGTTTCGGCTTCGTGCTGCCCGACGAGTCCGAACAGGAACAGGCCGAGGCGCTGGCCATGTGCGAGGCGGGGAGCTTGTCGCCCATCGTGCGGCGCGCCCTGGACGCGGCGGCAAGTGACGCGCCTGGCGCGGAGTCACTGCTGCGCGGCTTGGCCCGCCGGATAGTCCTGGATAAGGGCTTCTTCGGGCTCCATGGCGACGACGACTCGCAAACGATGATCGACTTGATCTTCTGGCTCCACACGCGCCTCGCCCCGCCGCGGTCGTTCGAGGACTTCTACAACTACCCCCAGGACGCCGAGGACCCCTACGCCCAGCCGTCGTTCGAGTTGATGATCGTGTTCTCCCTAGTCGCCGACCCATTTGATTTCAAGACCGGTGGGATCGCCCCCGGCTTCGTGGAGGACTGGTGGAATGAGCGGACGGCCCAAGGGAAGATTGTCCAATCCGAGGACGGTGGAGGCCACGTGTTCACGGTGGAGGCCGAAACCCAGTTGTTCGACTCGCTGAGGACTTTGGCCGGGCGGTCCTGA
- a CDS encoding allantoate amidohydrolase, with protein MTVSHDQFLADFAELSAIGATGRGGVDRQAATAADAAARRWLAGLLAANGFEVVYDRVGNQFGLRGWVPDAPAVLVGSHLDSQPTAGRFDGAYGVLAAAHAAFAVSESIATGRLTPRLNLAVVNWFNEEGSRFQPSMMGSACYTRAMAPAAALATQDRAGQTVAEALAAQGMLGDWDGPEAACAAEIHVEQGRELEDTGYPIGLVTSAWAARKYSIEITGEQAHSGSAIMADRRDALYGAALVTVAIRALADASNGKLHSGIGQMEVYPNSPVVVASRVKLLADLRSADVELLNRAAAELEERLAEAGKQARVRVDAQLTHAWDMEPYAPGGVELARRCADRLGLRHRPILTIAGHDSTNLKRMVPTVMLFVPSAQGVSHSEAEFTGDADLLAGLDLLTEVVGELIGGAAGDLPPS; from the coding sequence ATGACCGTGTCCCACGACCAATTCCTGGCCGACTTCGCGGAACTGTCCGCCATTGGCGCCACCGGGCGCGGAGGCGTGGACAGGCAAGCCGCCACGGCGGCCGACGCGGCGGCGCGGCGCTGGTTGGCCGGGTTGCTGGCGGCCAACGGATTCGAAGTCGTCTATGACCGGGTGGGCAACCAATTCGGCCTTCGCGGGTGGGTGCCGGACGCGCCAGCCGTCCTGGTCGGCTCGCATCTCGACTCGCAGCCGACAGCGGGTCGTTTCGACGGCGCCTACGGCGTCTTGGCGGCGGCCCACGCGGCGTTCGCCGTTTCGGAGTCGATAGCCACCGGACGCCTGACGCCCCGGCTCAACCTGGCCGTGGTCAATTGGTTCAACGAGGAAGGGTCGCGCTTCCAACCGTCCATGATGGGCTCCGCCTGCTACACCCGCGCCATGGCGCCCGCCGCCGCGCTCGCCACCCAAGACCGGGCGGGCCAAACTGTCGCCGAGGCGTTGGCCGCCCAGGGGATGCTGGGAGACTGGGACGGCCCCGAAGCGGCCTGCGCCGCGGAAATCCACGTGGAGCAGGGACGCGAATTGGAGGACACCGGCTACCCGATCGGCCTGGTGACCAGCGCTTGGGCGGCCCGCAAATACTCAATCGAGATCACCGGCGAGCAAGCCCATTCCGGCTCGGCCATCATGGCGGACCGCCGCGACGCCCTGTACGGCGCGGCCCTCGTCACCGTGGCGATCCGAGCGTTGGCGGACGCTTCGAACGGGAAACTGCACAGCGGCATCGGGCAAATGGAGGTTTACCCGAACTCGCCGGTGGTGGTCGCGAGCCGGGTGAAGCTCCTGGCCGACCTGCGGTCGGCGGACGTGGAACTGCTGAACCGGGCCGCGGCCGAACTGGAGGAGCGGTTGGCGGAGGCGGGCAAACAGGCCCGCGTGCGGGTCGACGCGCAACTGACGCACGCGTGGGACATGGAGCCGTACGCCCCGGGCGGCGTGGAACTCGCGCGGCGGTGCGCCGACCGGTTGGGATTGCGCCACCGGCCCATTTTGACGATTGCCGGCCACGATTCGACCAATCTGAAGCGGATGGTCCCCACCGTGATGCTGTTCGTCCCGTCAGCCCAGGGCGTTTCCCATAGCGAGGCGGAGTTCACCGGCGACGCCGACCTGCTGGCCGGCCTGGACCTGCTGACCGAGGTCGTGGGCGAACTGATCGGCGGCGCGGCCGGGGACCTGCCGCCCAGTTGA
- a CDS encoding amino acid ABC transporter ATP-binding protein, which produces MVEAVGVEKSYGTTLVLQDISLAVETGEVVCMLGPSGSGKSTFLRCVNHLETPDAGSIQVAGEYIGYKAKGGKLYELKPREVARRRRKIGMVFQRFNLFPHLTAAENVAEAPVRCLGVPRRDAREQADALLARVGLADRGSHYPSQLSGGQQQRVAIARALAMRPEVMLFDEPTSALDPELVGEVLEVMRSLADTGMTMLVVTHELGFAREVADRVVFVDHGVIIEEGPAREVIDNPRLERTRKFMGSAA; this is translated from the coding sequence ATGGTCGAGGCCGTCGGCGTGGAGAAGTCCTACGGCACCACTTTGGTGCTGCAAGACATCAGCTTGGCCGTGGAAACGGGGGAGGTCGTGTGCATGCTGGGGCCGTCCGGTTCGGGCAAGTCGACCTTTCTGCGCTGCGTCAACCACCTCGAGACCCCTGACGCGGGTTCCATCCAGGTGGCGGGCGAATACATCGGCTACAAGGCCAAAGGCGGCAAACTGTATGAGCTGAAGCCCAGGGAAGTGGCTCGGCGCCGCCGCAAGATCGGCATGGTGTTCCAGCGGTTCAACCTCTTCCCGCACCTCACGGCGGCGGAAAACGTGGCGGAGGCGCCAGTTCGCTGCCTGGGCGTGCCCCGGCGGGACGCCCGCGAGCAGGCGGACGCGCTCCTGGCCCGCGTGGGCCTGGCGGATCGCGGAAGCCACTATCCCTCGCAGTTGTCTGGCGGGCAGCAGCAGCGGGTCGCTATCGCGCGGGCGCTGGCCATGCGCCCGGAGGTGATGTTGTTCGACGAGCCCACCTCCGCCCTGGACCCCGAACTGGTCGGCGAGGTGCTGGAGGTGATGCGCTCGCTTGCGGACACGGGGATGACCATGTTGGTCGTCACCCACGAACTGGGCTTCGCCCGCGAGGTGGCGGATCGCGTGGTCTTCGTGGACCACGGGGTGATCATCGAAGAGGGTCCGGCTCGGGAAGTGATCGACAACCCCAGGCTGGAACGGACCCGCAAGTTCATGGGCTCGGCCGCATGA
- a CDS encoding ABC transporter permease subunit (The N-terminal region of this protein, as described by TIGR01726, is a three transmembrane segment that identifies a subfamily of ABC transporter permease subunits, which specificities that include histidine, arginine, glutamine, glutamate, L-cystine (sic), the opines (in Agrobacterium) octopine and nopaline, etc.), giving the protein MTFAPAPAPAPAPAPGLAARNAPPVVPIRHWGRWAATALVLILAALLAWQVAENSILRWGIVWERLFARSIFVGMGVTILLTASSMALGLAGGIALATMKMSASPLLRSFSGGFIWLFRGTPVMVQILIWFNLGLFLPELNLGFTEVNTTELITPLTAAGLGLAFNESAYMAEIIRGGIIGVDSGQSEACAALGMTKALALRRIILPQALRSIVPPLGNEAVTLLKETSLVAVIGAGDLLTMAQRLGTADFSRMEMYMVASAWYLVLTSILTAGQAVLERRLAKARGLAPRRLGPGTVAKGLVPVRSRDRDRGGDLDRGGERDRGGDRDSGLDRGRDRGGERVSAAGAQSGEEQ; this is encoded by the coding sequence ATGACTTTCGCCCCGGCCCCCGCCCCGGCGCCAGCCCCCGCGCCGGGGCTGGCCGCCCGGAACGCGCCCCCGGTGGTGCCGATCCGCCATTGGGGGCGCTGGGCCGCCACCGCGCTGGTCTTGATTCTGGCCGCGTTGCTGGCCTGGCAGGTCGCCGAAAACTCGATTCTGCGCTGGGGGATTGTGTGGGAGCGTCTGTTCGCCCGCAGCATCTTTGTCGGCATGGGGGTGACCATCCTGCTCACCGCGAGCTCCATGGCGTTGGGCTTGGCGGGAGGGATCGCGTTAGCGACCATGAAGATGTCGGCCAGTCCGCTGCTGCGGTCCTTCTCCGGCGGTTTCATCTGGTTGTTCCGGGGCACCCCCGTGATGGTGCAGATTCTGATCTGGTTCAACCTTGGCCTGTTTCTCCCCGAACTGAACCTGGGGTTCACCGAGGTCAACACCACCGAGTTGATAACGCCGTTGACGGCTGCGGGGCTCGGCCTGGCGTTCAATGAGTCCGCCTACATGGCCGAGATCATCCGAGGCGGAATCATTGGGGTTGACTCAGGCCAGAGCGAGGCTTGCGCCGCCCTCGGAATGACAAAGGCGTTGGCCCTGCGACGGATCATCTTGCCCCAGGCCTTGCGGTCCATTGTCCCGCCGCTCGGCAACGAGGCGGTGACGTTGCTGAAAGAGACCTCGCTTGTGGCGGTGATCGGCGCCGGGGACCTGCTGACCATGGCGCAGCGCCTCGGCACGGCCGATTTCAGCCGCATGGAGATGTACATGGTGGCCTCGGCCTGGTACCTCGTGTTGACCAGCATCCTGACCGCCGGGCAGGCGGTTCTTGAGCGGCGCCTCGCCAAGGCGCGGGGACTGGCCCCGCGCCGCCTTGGGCCGGGGACGGTGGCGAAAGGTCTGGTCCCGGTGCGGAGTCGGGACCGGGACCGGGGCGGCGACCTGGACCGGGGTGGCGAGCGGGACCGGGGCGGTGATCGCGACAGCGGCCTAGACCGTGGCCGGGACCGGGGCGGGGAACGGGTTTCCGCCGCAGGGGCGCAGTCTGGGGAGGAACAATGA
- a CDS encoding ABC transporter substrate-binding protein — protein MPLGTRALRAVALLAGVAAAATMTACADPVSESPSGPASAPASSAAGGSPASTGVNQEARALLPEEFLNGEPIKVGTEAFYPPYDYLAEDGQTIIGLDVDLFDEVAKALGVEYTLENAAFDSLLPGIDTGRYDVIVAALTDNANRQANYDMVDYFLTGQSIVVAAGNPEGVKGEADLCGKAVSVLTASAQETILQEFNADLCADSPIDILPQATDDDAYMQLQTGRVAATLSQDPVARDRVAKVGGGSELELANAEPFQTKPLGYALAKDSTQLRDALQVALQGLLDDGTYATVLEKHGLGASAIGEITVNAGE, from the coding sequence ATGCCATTGGGAACTAGAGCTCTCCGCGCGGTCGCGCTCCTCGCCGGGGTCGCCGCCGCCGCGACCATGACCGCCTGTGCGGATCCGGTCAGCGAATCGCCGAGCGGGCCCGCCAGCGCTCCCGCCTCCAGCGCCGCCGGCGGTTCGCCCGCGTCGACCGGTGTGAACCAGGAGGCGCGCGCGCTGTTGCCGGAGGAGTTCTTGAACGGCGAGCCGATCAAGGTTGGCACGGAGGCGTTTTACCCGCCGTACGACTACCTGGCGGAGGACGGCCAAACCATCATCGGCCTGGACGTCGACTTGTTCGACGAGGTCGCTAAGGCGCTCGGGGTTGAATACACCCTGGAAAACGCCGCTTTTGACAGCCTCTTGCCGGGGATCGACACGGGCCGGTATGACGTGATCGTGGCGGCGCTCACCGACAACGCCAACCGCCAGGCCAACTACGACATGGTGGACTACTTCCTGACCGGCCAGTCGATCGTGGTGGCGGCCGGCAACCCGGAGGGCGTCAAGGGCGAGGCCGACCTGTGCGGCAAGGCCGTTTCGGTGCTGACGGCATCAGCGCAGGAGACCATCCTCCAGGAGTTCAACGCCGACCTTTGCGCCGATTCGCCCATCGACATCCTGCCCCAGGCGACGGACGACGACGCGTACATGCAGCTTCAGACCGGCCGGGTGGCGGCGACTTTGTCGCAGGACCCGGTGGCGCGCGACAGGGTGGCGAAGGTCGGCGGTGGCAGCGAACTTGAGCTGGCCAACGCTGAGCCCTTCCAAACCAAACCGCTGGGCTACGCGCTCGCCAAAGATTCGACGCAGTTGCGGGACGCTCTCCAGGTCGCGTTGCAGGGCTTGCTGGATGACGGCACCTATGCGACCGTGTTGGAAAAGCACGGTCTGGGTGCCTCGGCCATCGGCGAAATCACCGTCAACGCGGGCGAATGA
- a CDS encoding helix-turn-helix domain-containing protein, translating into MNRPVQIAPRDVRAAVGRKLRARRQERQLTIENMAAATGLSKGFLSRVERDLVSPSVSTLVMLCDVLNIPLGDLFIQPDVVHVPWDQAPPIHLGGHLISERLLSPRREARFQVLRSQSNPGDQATAGEDLYTVNADVEFVHVVAGSIRLMATLEHWDLAAGDSLTLEGREPHSWKVLDPSQGVDLIWVLVPAAWTGTAGAGL; encoded by the coding sequence ATGAACCGCCCGGTCCAGATCGCTCCCAGGGACGTGCGCGCGGCTGTCGGCCGCAAACTGCGGGCCAGGCGCCAAGAGCGGCAGTTGACAATCGAGAACATGGCCGCCGCGACTGGTTTGTCGAAGGGGTTCCTCAGCCGGGTGGAACGCGACCTGGTCTCACCGTCGGTCTCCACCCTGGTGATGCTCTGCGACGTGCTCAACATTCCGTTGGGGGACCTGTTCATCCAGCCGGACGTGGTGCATGTGCCCTGGGACCAGGCGCCGCCGATCCATCTGGGGGGCCACCTGATTTCCGAGCGGCTGCTCTCGCCCCGGCGCGAGGCCCGGTTCCAGGTCTTGCGCTCCCAGTCGAACCCCGGCGACCAGGCCACGGCCGGCGAGGACCTCTACACGGTCAACGCGGACGTGGAGTTTGTGCATGTGGTGGCTGGGTCGATCCGCCTGATGGCGACTTTGGAGCACTGGGACCTGGCGGCCGGCGACTCGCTCACGCTGGAGGGGCGCGAGCCGCACAGTTGGAAGGTTCTCGACCCAAGTCAAGGCGTGGATTTGATCTGGGTGCTGGTGCCCGCGGCCTGGACCGGGACGGCGGGGGCCGGGCTGTGA